The proteins below come from a single Stutzerimonas stutzeri RCH2 genomic window:
- a CDS encoding AMP-binding protein, with product MSASVQGYVAAELARGSYQNVHDLLSRACATHPQRTAFSCGDDHLTYAELGSRADAFARYLRYHAGLQPGDRLALQLPNCLQYPIAVFGALKAGLVIVNTNPQYTAAEARHQFHDSGAKAILVLDRLLPQVRAVQADTALRQIILTSVDDLQQPIYESQEDGTLRFMQALRLGEQRSPVQREAGLDRLALLQYTGGTTGVSKGAMLTHRNLLANVLQTIELFDQPGLLEPEKDVRIAPLPLYHIMAFATNCLSSVGMGLHTVFIRDGRNLDETIGAMQRHPFSLLSGINTLFVGLMNHPEFRSIDFSHLKWATSGGAPLNSEVGRRWQALTGAPIREGFGLTEASPVVATGTQLSPYREGYIGQALIETELRTVDDEGNDVPPETPGELWLRGPQVMQGYWQRPDETAKVLTPDGWLKTGDIALLDVDGFVKIVDRKKDMILVSGFNVFPNEIEDVLMQHPSVRECVAVGVPDARKGEAVKVFVSLKDDTVDERALLEHCRQYLTGYKMPSFLELRDELPKTAVGKLLRRQLRDEARAAAS from the coding sequence ATGTCCGCTTCCGTGCAAGGCTACGTGGCTGCCGAACTCGCCCGTGGCAGCTACCAGAACGTCCATGACCTGCTCTCTCGAGCCTGCGCGACGCATCCGCAGCGCACGGCATTTTCCTGTGGTGACGACCACCTCACGTACGCCGAGCTGGGCAGTCGTGCCGACGCCTTCGCGCGCTACCTGCGGTATCACGCGGGTCTGCAACCGGGTGACCGGCTGGCGCTACAGCTACCCAACTGCTTGCAGTATCCGATCGCCGTGTTCGGGGCGCTCAAGGCCGGGCTGGTGATCGTCAACACCAATCCGCAGTACACCGCCGCCGAAGCCCGGCATCAGTTCCACGATTCCGGCGCCAAGGCGATCCTCGTGCTCGATCGCCTGTTGCCACAGGTCCGTGCGGTGCAGGCGGACACCGCGCTGCGGCAGATCATCCTGACCAGCGTCGATGACCTGCAACAGCCAATCTACGAAAGCCAGGAGGACGGAACGCTGCGCTTCATGCAGGCGCTGCGCCTGGGCGAACAGAGATCGCCGGTGCAGCGCGAGGCAGGTCTCGACCGGCTGGCGTTGTTGCAGTACACCGGCGGTACGACTGGTGTGTCCAAGGGGGCGATGCTCACACACCGCAACCTGCTGGCCAACGTGCTGCAGACCATCGAGCTGTTCGACCAGCCTGGTCTGCTCGAGCCGGAAAAGGACGTGCGTATCGCCCCGTTGCCGCTGTATCACATCATGGCTTTCGCCACGAACTGCCTGAGTTCGGTGGGCATGGGCCTGCATACCGTATTCATCCGCGACGGGCGCAATCTGGACGAAACCATCGGTGCCATGCAGCGTCATCCGTTCAGTCTGCTCAGCGGCATCAACACGCTGTTCGTCGGGCTGATGAATCATCCGGAATTTCGCAGCATCGATTTCTCCCATCTGAAGTGGGCGACGTCCGGCGGCGCGCCGCTCAACAGTGAGGTCGGCCGCCGCTGGCAGGCGCTGACCGGCGCGCCGATTCGCGAAGGTTTCGGCCTGACCGAGGCGTCGCCGGTGGTCGCAACCGGCACTCAGCTGAGCCCCTACCGTGAAGGCTACATCGGCCAGGCGCTGATCGAGACCGAGCTGCGCACCGTGGATGACGAGGGCAACGACGTGCCGCCGGAAACGCCGGGCGAACTGTGGCTGCGTGGTCCGCAGGTCATGCAGGGCTACTGGCAACGTCCGGACGAGACGGCCAAGGTGCTCACGCCCGATGGCTGGCTGAAGACCGGCGATATCGCACTGCTGGATGTTGATGGCTTCGTGAAGATCGTCGACCGCAAGAAGGACATGATCCTGGTGTCCGGCTTCAATGTGTTCCCCAACGAGATCGAGGATGTGCTGATGCAGCATCCATCCGTGCGTGAATGCGTGGCGGTGGGCGTGCCGGATGCGCGCAAGGGCGAGGCGGTGAAGGTCTTCGTCAGCCTCAAGGACGATACGGTTGATGAGCGGGCCTTGCTCGAACATTGCCGGCAATACCTCACCGGCTACAAGATGCCGAGCTTTCTCGAGCTGCGCGACGAGCTGCCGAAGACCGCGGTCGGCAAGTTGCTGCGTCGGCAGCTGCGTGACGAGGCGCGCGCCGCTGCAAGCTGA
- a CDS encoding DMT family transporter, producing the protein MTFNKSLWTSYGVMTVFVLLWGSAAIFTRWGLDHGTPFALLIVRFALALTAVLLIGLYRRRWRPAPGTAWQTAATGLLMIGCYSICYFQAMAHGVTPGVIATLLGVQPILTLLLLERRFSPLRLLGLLVALAGLAAVVFQSLVLVRFSLAGMLFALGALLCMTVGAILQQRVRQSPLEVMPLQYAVSLLLCLAFVPLQPIQLEAVTGFIIPVLWLGLVISVAAQLLLYRMIQTGNLVNVTSLFYLVPVVTVGMDYLFLGNQLSRIGLLGMGAILLGLALVFRAAPQPHRG; encoded by the coding sequence ATGACTTTCAACAAATCGTTGTGGACGTCCTATGGCGTCATGACTGTGTTCGTCCTGCTGTGGGGCAGTGCGGCCATCTTCACCCGCTGGGGACTGGACCACGGCACGCCCTTCGCCCTGCTGATCGTGCGCTTTGCTCTGGCGCTGACTGCGGTTCTGCTTATCGGCCTCTATCGTAGACGCTGGCGGCCAGCGCCCGGCACTGCTTGGCAGACGGCGGCGACCGGGCTGCTGATGATCGGCTGTTATTCGATCTGCTATTTCCAGGCCATGGCCCATGGCGTGACCCCAGGCGTGATCGCGACGCTGCTCGGCGTGCAGCCGATTCTCACCCTGCTGCTTCTCGAAAGGCGCTTCTCGCCGCTGCGCCTGCTCGGATTGCTGGTGGCACTGGCCGGGCTGGCCGCGGTGGTCTTTCAGAGTCTGGTACTGGTGCGTTTCTCGCTCGCCGGGATGCTCTTCGCCCTCGGCGCGCTGCTGTGCATGACCGTGGGTGCGATCCTGCAGCAACGTGTTCGCCAGAGCCCGCTGGAGGTCATGCCGCTGCAGTACGCGGTCAGCCTGCTGCTATGCCTGGCGTTCGTGCCGTTGCAGCCGATCCAGCTGGAAGCGGTGACAGGCTTCATCATTCCGGTGCTGTGGCTGGGCCTGGTGATCTCGGTGGCGGCGCAACTGCTGCTGTACCGCATGATCCAGACCGGCAATCTGGTCAATGTCACCAGCCTGTTCTACCTGGTGCCGGTGGTGACCGTGGGGATGGATTACCTGTTCCTCGGCAATCAGCTGTCGCGCATCGGACTGCTCGGGATGGGCGCGATTCTGCTGGGGCTGGCGCTGGTGTTCAGGGCCGCGCCGCAGCCGCATCGCGGATGA
- a CDS encoding adenosylcobalamin-dependent ribonucleoside-diphosphate reductase, with translation MAKTDGPIAADSKSTSIALQAASEDIWAQKYRLTSKDGTPIDQSVDDTWQRVARALADVEPAKQREHWYERFLWALRNGAIPAGRIISNAGAQDYKPATSTINCTVSGSITDSMDDILGKVHEAGLTLKAGCGIGYEFSTLRPRGSFVSGAGAHTSGPLSFMDIFDKMCFTVSSAGGRRGAQMGTFDVGHPDVREFIRAKREDGRLRQFNLSLLITDEFMQAVEADGEWPLIFPVHAKEAGELDLADAEHVLWREWPVHDGYIVRDDGLVACKIYGRVKARHLWDMIMVSTYDYAEPGFILIDRVNQLNNNWWCEAIRATNPCGEQPLPPYGSCLLGSINLTNFVIDPFGADARFDWDKYREVVRIFTRMLDNVVEINGLPLEQQRHEIESKRRHGMGFLGLGSTLTLLKLRYGSPEACVFTEEVAREMALVGWEQALELSKEKGAAPLLSQTFEVTAEMLRKRPEMAKDGYKVGDQIAGRVLHAKYSRYMQKIAEYAPELIEALAEQGARFTHHSSIAPTGTISLSLANNASNGIEPSFAHHYSRNLIRPGRKAKEKIEVFSYELLAYRTLINERAKPGSDEPGEKLPDYFITADDVSPTQHVDIQAAAQKWVDSSISKTANVPTDYPFEAFKDIYRYAWRQGLKGCTTFRFNPAAFQGVLVKESDLEKTLYRFTLEDGSVVELKGNQEVEYDGEVNTAANLFDALKEGYYGKY, from the coding sequence ATGGCGAAGACGGACGGGCCCATCGCGGCAGACAGCAAGAGCACTTCCATCGCCCTGCAGGCGGCTTCCGAAGATATCTGGGCGCAGAAATACCGGCTCACCAGCAAGGACGGCACACCGATCGACCAGAGCGTCGATGACACCTGGCAGCGCGTCGCCCGTGCCCTGGCCGATGTCGAGCCGGCCAAGCAGCGCGAGCACTGGTATGAGCGCTTCCTCTGGGCGCTGCGTAATGGCGCCATCCCGGCCGGGCGGATCATCTCCAACGCCGGCGCGCAGGATTACAAGCCGGCCACCTCGACCATCAACTGCACTGTCTCGGGTTCGATCACCGACTCGATGGACGACATTCTCGGTAAGGTCCACGAGGCGGGCCTGACGCTCAAGGCCGGCTGCGGCATCGGCTACGAGTTCAGCACCCTGCGTCCGCGCGGCTCCTTTGTCTCGGGTGCCGGCGCGCACACCAGCGGGCCGCTGTCGTTCATGGATATCTTCGACAAGATGTGCTTCACCGTGAGCTCCGCCGGCGGCCGCCGCGGCGCGCAGATGGGCACCTTCGATGTCGGCCATCCGGACGTGCGCGAGTTCATCCGCGCCAAGCGCGAAGACGGCCGGCTGCGCCAGTTCAACCTGAGCCTGTTGATCACCGACGAATTCATGCAGGCGGTGGAAGCCGATGGCGAGTGGCCGCTCATCTTCCCGGTACACGCCAAGGAAGCCGGCGAGCTCGACCTGGCAGACGCCGAGCATGTGCTCTGGCGCGAATGGCCAGTGCATGACGGCTACATCGTGCGCGACGACGGCCTGGTCGCCTGCAAGATCTACGGGCGGGTCAAGGCGCGGCATCTGTGGGACATGATCATGGTGTCCACCTACGATTACGCCGAGCCGGGCTTCATCCTCATCGACCGCGTCAACCAGCTGAACAACAACTGGTGGTGCGAAGCGATCCGCGCCACCAACCCCTGCGGCGAGCAGCCGCTGCCGCCGTACGGCTCGTGCCTGCTGGGCTCGATCAACCTGACCAACTTCGTCATCGACCCGTTCGGCGCCGATGCGCGCTTCGACTGGGACAAGTACCGCGAAGTGGTGCGCATCTTCACCCGCATGCTGGACAACGTGGTGGAGATCAACGGCCTGCCGCTGGAGCAGCAGCGCCACGAGATCGAGAGCAAGCGCCGCCACGGCATGGGCTTCCTCGGCCTCGGCTCGACGCTGACGCTGCTCAAGCTGCGCTATGGCAGCCCGGAAGCCTGCGTGTTTACCGAGGAAGTCGCCCGCGAGATGGCGCTGGTCGGCTGGGAGCAGGCGCTGGAGCTGTCCAAGGAGAAGGGCGCAGCACCGCTGCTGAGCCAGACCTTCGAAGTCACCGCCGAGATGCTGCGCAAGCGTCCGGAGATGGCCAAGGACGGCTACAAGGTCGGTGACCAGATTGCCGGTCGCGTGCTGCACGCCAAGTATTCACGCTACATGCAGAAGATCGCCGAGTACGCACCGGAACTGATCGAGGCGCTGGCCGAACAGGGCGCGCGCTTCACCCACCACAGCTCCATCGCGCCCACCGGCACCATCAGCCTGAGCCTGGCCAACAATGCTTCTAATGGCATCGAACCGAGCTTTGCCCACCACTACTCGCGCAACCTGATCCGCCCGGGCCGCAAGGCCAAGGAGAAGATCGAGGTGTTCAGCTACGAGCTGCTGGCCTACCGCACGTTGATCAACGAGCGCGCCAAGCCGGGTTCCGACGAGCCGGGCGAGAAGCTGCCGGACTACTTCATCACCGCCGATGACGTCAGCCCGACCCAGCACGTGGACATCCAGGCCGCCGCGCAGAAGTGGGTCGACTCGTCGATCTCCAAGACCGCCAACGTGCCGACCGATTATCCGTTCGAGGCGTTCAAGGACATCTACCGCTACGCCTGGCGCCAGGGCCTCAAGGGCTGCACCACCTTCCGCTTCAACCCGGCGGCGTTCCAGGGCGTGCTGGTCAAGGAGTCCGATCTGGAGAAGACGCTGTACCGCTTCACCCTCGAGGACGGCAGCGTGGTCGAGCTCAAGGGCAACCAGGAAGTCGAGTACGACGGCGAGGTGAACACCGCCGCCAACCTGTTCGACGCCCTCAAAGAAGGCTATTACGGCAAGTACTGA
- the rpmG gene encoding 50S ribosomal protein L33 codes for MRDLIRLVSSAGTGHFYTTDKNKRTTPDKIEIKKFDPVVRKHVIYKEAKIK; via the coding sequence ATGCGTGACCTGATCCGTTTGGTGTCCAGCGCCGGTACCGGCCACTTCTACACCACCGACAAGAACAAGCGCACCACCCCCGACAAGATCGAAATCAAGAAATTCGATCCGGTCGTACGCAAGCACGTTATCTACAAGGAAGCCAAGATCAAGTAA
- a CDS encoding IclR family transcriptional regulator has translation MSDDIEDTGTPKDRKFVEALARGLDVLRAFTHGSVVMGNQDIARITGLPKPTVSRMTYTLTKLGYLSYSQQLEKYQLDSGVLALGYAYVSNLRVRQLAKPYMDEFARRTNTTVGLTCRDRLSMIYVENCRPAEVTTLRMDAGVRLPLATTAAGRAFLAATPEKEREHLMAALAAKYGDGWAAIEASLHASFEEFVQHGFCLSLGDWDRNVMAAGVPLHLADGSIMALTCGAPSFQLSEDTLKNSLAHQLEMLARDIESLGV, from the coding sequence ATGAGCGACGACATCGAAGACACCGGCACACCCAAGGATCGCAAGTTCGTCGAAGCCCTCGCCCGCGGGCTGGACGTGCTGCGTGCCTTTACCCATGGCTCGGTGGTGATGGGCAACCAGGACATCGCACGCATCACCGGGCTGCCCAAGCCCACCGTGTCGCGCATGACCTACACGCTGACCAAGCTCGGCTACCTCAGCTATTCGCAACAGCTGGAGAAGTACCAGCTCGACTCCGGCGTGCTGGCGCTCGGCTACGCCTACGTATCCAACCTGCGCGTGCGCCAGCTGGCCAAGCCGTACATGGATGAATTCGCCCGCCGCACCAACACCACGGTGGGCCTGACCTGCCGCGACCGGCTGTCGATGATCTACGTGGAAAACTGCCGCCCGGCCGAAGTCACTACCCTGCGCATGGACGCCGGCGTGCGCCTGCCGCTGGCCACCACCGCCGCCGGTCGCGCCTTTCTCGCCGCCACGCCGGAAAAGGAACGCGAGCATCTGATGGCGGCGCTGGCGGCCAAGTATGGGGATGGCTGGGCCGCCATCGAGGCGTCACTGCACGCCTCGTTCGAGGAGTTCGTACAGCACGGCTTCTGCCTGTCGCTCGGCGACTGGGACCGCAACGTGATGGCCGCCGGTGTGCCGCTGCACCTGGCCGACGGCAGCATCATGGCGCTGACCTGCGGTGCGCCGTCATTCCAGCTCAGCGAGGACACCCTGAAGAACTCGCTGGCCCACCAGCTGGAAATGCTCGCCCGCGATATCGAAAGCCTCGGCGTCTGA
- the ppnN gene encoding nucleotide 5'-monophosphate nucleosidase PpnN, producing the protein MTQRNVINASVSPKGSLETLSQREVQQLSEVGSGSTHKLFRQCALAILNTGTRIDNAKTILEAYEDFEVRILQQDRGVRLELFNAPADAFVDGEMIASTREMLFSALRDIVYTESELSSARIDLSTSQGITDYVFHLLRNARTLRPGIEPNMVVCWGGHSISTEEYKYSKRVGHELGLRSLDVCTGCGPGVMKGPMKGATIAHAKQRRNGSRYLGLTEPGIIAAEAPNPIVNELVILPDIEKRLEAFVRVGHGIIIFPGGVGTAEEFLYLLGILLHPANCDVPFPVILTGPSDAADYLQQLHDFVGATLGEEAQKRYQIVFNDPTEVARQMTEGLREVRRFRRERNDAFHFNWLLKIEEGFQRPFDPTHEAMASLPLRRDLPPHELAANLRRAFSGIVAGNVKDKGIRRIEQYGRYEIHGDAAIMQPLDKLLQAFVEQHRMKLPGGVPYTPCYRVVS; encoded by the coding sequence ATGACCCAACGCAACGTAATCAACGCCTCGGTTAGCCCCAAAGGCAGCCTGGAAACCCTCTCGCAACGCGAAGTACAGCAACTGAGCGAAGTCGGCTCCGGCAGCACGCACAAGCTGTTCCGCCAGTGTGCCCTGGCGATCCTCAACACCGGCACGCGCATCGACAACGCCAAGACCATCCTCGAAGCTTACGAGGACTTCGAGGTGCGCATCCTGCAGCAGGATCGCGGCGTACGCCTGGAGCTGTTCAACGCGCCGGCCGATGCCTTCGTCGATGGCGAGATGATCGCCAGCACCCGCGAGATGCTCTTCAGCGCCCTGCGCGACATTGTCTATACCGAAAGCGAGCTAAGCAGCGCACGCATCGATCTGAGCACTTCGCAGGGCATCACCGATTATGTGTTCCACCTGCTGCGCAACGCCCGCACGCTGCGCCCTGGCATCGAGCCGAACATGGTGGTGTGCTGGGGCGGTCACTCGATCAGCACTGAGGAATACAAGTACAGCAAGCGCGTCGGCCATGAGCTCGGCCTGCGCAGCCTGGACGTCTGTACCGGCTGCGGCCCGGGTGTGATGAAGGGCCCGATGAAAGGCGCCACCATCGCCCATGCCAAGCAGCGCCGCAACGGCAGCCGCTATCTGGGCCTGACCGAGCCCGGCATCATCGCCGCCGAGGCACCGAACCCGATCGTCAACGAACTGGTCATCCTGCCGGACATCGAGAAACGCCTGGAAGCCTTCGTCCGTGTCGGTCACGGCATCATCATCTTCCCCGGCGGCGTCGGCACGGCCGAGGAATTCCTCTACCTGCTCGGCATCCTGCTGCACCCGGCCAATTGCGACGTGCCCTTCCCGGTCATCCTCACCGGCCCGAGCGATGCCGCAGACTATCTGCAGCAGCTGCACGATTTCGTCGGCGCGACCCTTGGCGAAGAAGCGCAGAAGCGCTACCAGATCGTCTTCAACGACCCCACCGAAGTGGCCCGGCAGATGACCGAAGGATTGCGCGAAGTCCGCCGCTTCCGCCGCGAGCGCAACGATGCGTTCCACTTCAACTGGTTGCTGAAGATCGAGGAAGGCTTCCAGCGCCCCTTCGACCCGACCCACGAGGCCATGGCCAGCCTGCCGCTGCGCCGCGACCTGCCACCGCACGAACTCGCCGCCAATCTGCGCCGCGCGTTCTCCGGCATCGTCGCCGGCAACGTCAAGGACAAGGGCATCCGCCGCATCGAGCAGTACGGCCGTTACGAGATCCACGGCGACGCGGCGATCATGCAGCCGCTGGACAAGCTGCTGCAGGCCTTCGTCGAGCAGCACCGCATGAAGCTGCCCGGCGGGGTGCCCTACACGCCGTGCTACCGCGTGGTCAGCTGA
- a CDS encoding homoserine kinase, with protein sequence MSVFTPLQRDELEAFLAPYRLGRLRDFQGIVAGSENSNFFVSLEQGEYVLTLIERGPRQDLPFFIELLDVLHRAGLPVPYALRSEDGDALRELAEKPALLQPRLPGKHVVEPNPHQCAEVGRLLARLHLATREHILERASDRGLDWMQEQGPSLALSLSEDQLPLLRDGLAEIAELRPKLLALPRANLHADLFRDNVLFEGSHLTGVIDFYNACSGPMLYDLAIAVNDWCSHPNGEIDGERSEPLLAAYSALRRFTPAEAELWQPMLRVACVRFWLSRLIAAQRHEGKTDVQVKDPDEFHRLLSARQHPQSVLPFAF encoded by the coding sequence ATGTCGGTATTCACGCCCCTGCAACGCGATGAACTGGAAGCCTTCCTGGCGCCGTACCGGCTCGGCCGGCTGCGCGACTTCCAGGGCATCGTCGCAGGCAGCGAGAACAGCAATTTCTTCGTCAGCCTCGAACAGGGCGAATATGTGCTGACCCTGATCGAGCGCGGCCCGCGCCAGGATTTGCCGTTCTTCATCGAGCTGCTCGACGTGCTGCACCGCGCCGGCCTGCCGGTGCCCTACGCGCTGCGCAGCGAGGATGGCGACGCACTGCGCGAACTGGCGGAGAAGCCCGCTTTGCTGCAACCGCGCCTGCCGGGCAAGCATGTGGTGGAGCCCAATCCACACCAGTGCGCCGAAGTCGGCCGGCTGCTGGCGCGGCTGCACCTGGCCACTCGCGAACACATCCTCGAGCGCGCCAGCGACCGCGGCCTGGACTGGATGCAGGAACAGGGGCCGAGCCTGGCACTGAGCCTGTCCGAGGACCAGCTGCCACTGTTGCGCGATGGCCTGGCGGAAATCGCCGAGCTACGGCCGAAACTCCTCGCCCTGCCGCGCGCCAACCTGCATGCCGATCTGTTCCGCGACAACGTGCTGTTCGAAGGCAGCCACCTGACTGGCGTGATCGACTTCTACAACGCCTGCTCCGGGCCGATGCTCTACGACCTGGCCATTGCGGTGAATGACTGGTGCTCGCACCCCAACGGCGAGATCGACGGCGAGCGCAGCGAACCCTTGCTGGCGGCCTACTCCGCACTGCGCCGCTTCACCCCGGCCGAAGCCGAACTCTGGCAGCCGATGCTGCGCGTGGCCTGCGTGCGCTTTTGGCTTTCCCGGCTGATCGCGGCGCAGCGTCACGAAGGCAAGACGGACGTGCAGGTGAAAGATCCCGACGAATTTCATCGGCTGCTCTCCGCACGCCAGCACCCACAGAGTGTCTTACCTTTTGCATTCTGA
- a CDS encoding TetR/AcrR family transcriptional regulator, with protein sequence MARSSRKQEILQAALACFTEFGVEATTIEMIRDRSGASIGSLYHHFGNRERIIAALYLEGIGEYAALLEAGLIETLDAEACVRLFVTSYIDWVVANPDWARFVLHNRGRVEAGEMGEQLREVNRTHGERVGAILRRHRESGAFRRMPGDCFLAVVIGPCHDMARNWLAGRSRTALADCRELLADIAWASVRA encoded by the coding sequence ATGGCCCGTAGTAGCCGCAAGCAGGAAATCCTTCAGGCCGCACTCGCCTGTTTCACCGAGTTCGGTGTGGAGGCGACCACCATCGAGATGATCCGCGACCGTTCCGGCGCCAGCATCGGCAGCCTCTATCACCATTTCGGCAATCGTGAGCGGATCATCGCTGCGCTGTATCTGGAAGGCATCGGCGAGTACGCCGCGCTGCTGGAAGCCGGACTGATCGAGACGCTCGATGCCGAGGCCTGCGTCCGGCTGTTCGTCACCAGCTACATCGACTGGGTGGTGGCGAACCCGGACTGGGCGCGCTTCGTCTTGCACAACCGCGGGCGGGTCGAGGCGGGGGAGATGGGCGAGCAGCTGCGCGAGGTCAATCGCACCCACGGCGAGCGGGTTGGGGCGATCCTTCGCCGCCATCGGGAAAGCGGAGCCTTTCGGCGAATGCCCGGCGACTGCTTTCTCGCGGTGGTGATCGGACCCTGCCATGACATGGCGCGCAACTGGCTGGCGGGACGTTCCCGTACCGCGCTGGCCGACTGCCGCGAGCTGCTCGCGGATATCGCCTGGGCCAGCGTCAGGGCCTGA
- a CDS encoding alpha/beta fold hydrolase has protein sequence MATIQVEERSIDNGNGHALSSYWYQPSSVPCGVVLIAPAMGVPQRFYTDFANWLAERGYQVVTFDYLGMGRSRRMPLRQLNVDILDWARHDCSAVLAVAAEAAGELPLYWIGHSVGAQILPLVKGHERLTRIVTIAAGSGYWRENSPQIRNKAWLLWHGLAPVLTAVAGYFPGARIGAVGDLPAGVIRQWRRWCLHPEYLVGVEGEPVRQAFAAVRTPLTSLSFSDDEMMSARNTESLHGFYSSAPKIMQRIAPAEIGATRIGHFGFFRRGFADNLWTPHLLPELMPGQPQTVA, from the coding sequence ATGGCGACGATACAGGTTGAAGAACGCTCCATCGACAATGGCAACGGCCATGCCCTGTCCAGCTACTGGTATCAGCCGAGCAGCGTGCCATGCGGCGTCGTGCTGATCGCGCCGGCGATGGGCGTGCCGCAGCGCTTCTACACTGACTTCGCCAACTGGCTCGCCGAGCGCGGCTATCAGGTGGTGACCTTCGATTACCTGGGGATGGGCCGCTCGCGGCGAATGCCGCTTCGCCAGTTGAACGTGGACATCCTCGACTGGGCGCGCCATGACTGCAGCGCGGTGCTCGCCGTGGCCGCTGAAGCCGCCGGCGAATTGCCGCTGTACTGGATCGGCCACAGCGTCGGCGCGCAGATTCTGCCGCTGGTCAAAGGCCATGAGCGCCTGACCCGCATCGTCACCATCGCCGCCGGCAGCGGCTACTGGCGCGAGAACAGCCCGCAGATCCGCAACAAGGCCTGGCTGCTCTGGCATGGCCTGGCGCCGGTATTGACTGCGGTGGCGGGCTACTTCCCGGGCGCTCGCATCGGGGCGGTCGGCGACCTGCCGGCTGGGGTGATTCGCCAGTGGCGGCGCTGGTGCCTGCATCCGGAGTATCTGGTCGGTGTCGAAGGCGAGCCCGTGCGTCAGGCCTTCGCAGCGGTACGCACACCGCTGACCTCGCTGTCCTTCAGCGACGACGAAATGATGTCGGCGCGCAACACCGAATCCCTGCATGGCTTCTACAGCTCGGCGCCGAAGATCATGCAGCGCATCGCGCCAGCGGAAATCGGCGCCACGCGGATCGGCCACTTCGGCTTCTTCCGTCGCGGTTTCGCCGACAACCTCTGGACGCCGCATCTGTTGCCAGAGCTGATGCCGGGTCAACCACAAACTGTGGCGTGA
- the rpmB gene encoding 50S ribosomal protein L28: MSRVCQVTGKGPVTGNNVSHANNKTRRRFLPNLQHHRFWVESENRFVRLRLSAKGMRIIDKRGIDVVLSELRARGEKV, encoded by the coding sequence ATGTCGAGAGTCTGTCAAGTTACCGGTAAGGGTCCGGTAACCGGGAACAACGTTTCCCACGCAAACAACAAAACCCGTCGTCGTTTCCTGCCGAACCTGCAGCATCATCGCTTCTGGGTCGAGTCGGAGAACCGCTTCGTCCGTCTGCGCCTGAGTGCCAAAGGCATGCGCATCATCGACAAGCGCGGCATTGACGTCGTTCTGTCCGAGCTGCGCGCCCGCGGCGAAAAGGTTTAA